In Chitinophaga sp. H8, the sequence CGCTCTATTTTCAATAATTCCAGCAGCTTTGCAAAATAATCCATGCTGCAAAGGTAGCAGGTTATTAGTTGATAGCAAACCTCTCCCTGTACGGGTGAATACCAGCATTCAACAATCAGCGTTGCTTTCCGGAAGCTCGTTGGTGCTTTCGTTTTTTGTGAGGAGGTGTACTACGGGTTTTCCCCGATGTTGTTGCTTTTTTGACCGCAGGTATACTGCCCGTAGGTGGGCATATTGTTTTATATAGCGGGTCTGTTCCGGTAACACCATATGTATCAAAAGCCAGGCTGTCAATCCTGTCGGGATAATGTACCCTTACTACATAAGCAGCATCAGGCTCCAGCTTCGCTTCAATCTTCCTGGACGGAGGCATTACCATATAACACCAGCCCATGTCACGTGTTTTGTTATACAGATAAACACAAACCGTTGATGGCACGCAAATTTCCAGCTCCAATGGAATCCGCAAGAGTGGTATTTGAGGTGGTATGGTAGCAGGAATTTCATCCGCAATTGCAAAACTGTAAATATCATCTCCTCCTTTGCCACCAGGCCGGTTTGAAGCAATAAACCCTCGCTGTGCGGTGGGCGTGGTATAATAAAAATCATCTCCACTACTATTAAACGGGGGTTTCAGATTAACTGCCTCCGACCAGTTATTTTTACTGCCGTTTACCATAAACACATCATAGCCTCCCATTCCTACCTTGCCTTTACTGGCAAAAAAAAGTGTAGCTGCATTTCCTGTCACAGGAAATGCCTCATCTTCAGGAGAGTTCACGTTGCTGCCGCAGTTTTGCGGGCCCCCCCAACTATTATCTGCCTGCTTTTCACAAAACCATATGTCCGTACCTCCGGCACCTCCAGAGCGGTCTGAAGTGAAATACAGGATGTTACCCGCACTGTTCAATGCAGCATGTCCTACAGAGTAATTATTGTTATTATAGGGAAACTCAACAGGCCCCTGCCACTGCTGCCCCTGTTTGGTAAAGAGCAGCAGTTTCAGCCTGCGTGTACCATATACCGGAATATCCTTTTTATTAAATGGCACCTTCCTTTCAGGATCTGTTACCGTAATATAGGCCGTATCACCATTGGCTGAAAAACAGGCAGGCCCTACATGGTAAGGATAATTATTGATAACTGCCGAGAAGTTACGGGAATATCCTATACCTGCCGGTGCAACGGTAGCACTGTATAATTTTCCATAGGCCGATTTATTACGTCCATACCGTTGTTTACTTCCTTTCATATCCCACATGCCTTGTCTTAAACTGTCTGATACAAATACCATTTCCTGTCCATACCTGATCATCCCCCAGTCATTTACACTGCTGTTTACCCATTCCTCATTCTTCAGGGTAACCGGCATAGGAGCTGCCAGCCAGCTGACCGCAGCATCACATCCCGCGATGCGCTGCCTGATGTTGTCCTGATCCGGCAATTGCTGATACTGCTGTTTGGCGGCATCATACCTGCCCAGGCACTTGAGCATATCCGCATAATGTAATCTGTTATCATTATTCCCACTGCTATCTGCCAGCAACTGCGCATACCAGTAAGCCGCTTTTTCATATTGGTTATACATTCTGTAACAGGTAGCCAGCCGCTGTTTGATCATAGGCACATTTTTTTTTCCGGCGCGTGAGCGTAACAGCTTTTCATAAAGTCCAGCCGCCTTTGCATATTCTTCCCTCCGGAAGCTGATATCTGCGCTTTTGCTTACAGATAACTGTTCCTGCGCAACAGCATGTACCGACGTCAGTAATATTGTATGTACCAATAGGTATGAAAATAATCGTTTCCTCATGGGCTGGACATATTTTTAAAAATACCTCGGACTTAACGTACGTGAGTTGTATTTCTTGTTATTAAAGAGAAATCCCACAGAAATTTCATGAGACCCTTGCTGATAACTGGCCATCTTATTAACGGAGATATCATAGGAGTAACCGATCCTTAACTGGGGAGTAGCATAAAATTCCACCATTACACTCGCCGCATCCAGCTGTTCCAGGTCATTGCTTAATGCTGGCTTGTTCCATAGTTTCATACCGGTTCTATAGGAACCTCCTACCCATAATTTTTCGGCAATCAGTAAAAAAACATTTATATCCACGTTGGTAGGCCCTTTAAAATCTTCTTTTATCAGCAGGGAAGGTTTGAGTTTCAGGTTTTCCGCAAAGTCCAGCAAATAGCCTGCGGTTACATACATATGCTGGGTTTTACGGATCGTTTTGTAATTGTAACCACCCCAGTAGTAGCGGGAGTTATCTGTATAGAGCGAAAAAAGGTCCATTACCGCTGCTCCCGCATAGAACTTCGGGGAATAATAATACACTCCGAAACGGGCATCCGGAATCACCTGTGATGTTTTTCCCAATGGGATCGCCTGATCCAGATCATCTACATATTTTAAGGCGGAGCCATCAATACTATATTGGGTGATGCCACCACCTATACCGATACATAAGCGGCGGGTATCCTCCTCATCCAATGGAATCCGGTAAGCATAAAATCCATAGGCAGAAAGCGTTTCCTGCGGTCCCAGCTTATCTACCATCACCTGAGCGCCTACTCCTACCCGTTCATCCCTGGCATTGGTAAGGCCATCGATGGAGATACCACCTGTTTGTGGCGCGCCGGGAAAATCCACCCACTGATGCCGGTAAATAGCATTCATATACCAGCCCTGCTTATATCCTGCATAAGCCGGGTTTACACTTAGCCCATTAAATACATATTGGCTAAACTGTACATTTTGTTGTGCATGAACAGGAACAAGGCTGATGCAACAACATACCAGGATGCATATTTTTCTAATCATATACGCTGATTAAAATTGCAATTAGTTTTATCTCAACAGTTCGATCCATCCTTTATAGGTCTGCTCTCCTGTTGGTGTTTTCAATTTCAGCAGATAGTAATAAGTACCTTCATTTAAGCCCCGGCCATCCCAATCGTTCCGGTAGTTTTTAGATTGGTATACCATATTACCCCAGCGGTTATAGATGAATAAGGAAGAGTTGGGATAACGGGATATATCAATAATCCTGAACTGATCGTTTTTACCATCCCCATTCGGCGTGATCACATTAGGAATAAAAATCGCCTCACCATTCACATTTTCTTCCCGGGTGGTAGCCGTATTATTAGTCAGGTCAGGATCCTTCAGGATGCTTGTTACCGTAGCCGAATTCACCACTATACCATTGGCATTAATACGTGCTGTAAACTTCAACGTAGCGGTTTGCATCGCGGCCAGCTGATCGACTTCCCAGATCAATATCCTGGTAATAGGATCATAGGTGGTGGTACCTGTACTGGTAGTCACACTACCTATCAGCTCCAGAGTATTGCGGAGCGTATCACGCACTACTACTTGCCGGGCGGTATCCGGACCTGCATTATAGATAGTGATCAGGAAGTCTGCCTTTCCACCCACCTGCAGCGGTGTATTGTTCAGCAGTTCTTTTTTGACCTGCAGATCCGCCGCTTTGATCATGAGTATCCCGCGAACTTCTGTTTCTACTTTTTCACTGGTGTTATCTGAAGGATCGATATCCGTAGCGCCTGGTGGCACTGATATAGTAGCCTGGTTGGTAAATTTCCCTTTGCCGGTAGTTTTGCCTTTAACAATAATCCGGATCGTACTACCTGCAGGGAATACGCCCGCTGTTACTTTTACCGTACCGGCATTCACCGTTGTCTGTGCCACCACAGCGCCACCGGTAGCAGCGCTCACCGTAGCCGATGCACCCTGGATATTTGCGGGCAGCACATCTGTGATGACGGCACCATCACCCGCAGCAGGACCATCATTACGGGCAGTGAGGATGTATACAATAGTATCTCCTTCTGAAATGGAAGCCGGGCCGGTTTTATTAATACCCAGGTTCAGGTTCCTGGTAACCCTAGTAGTCACTACAGATTTTATGGTGCTATCTCCCACGGTAGCCGTGGCTTCGTTGGTAATAATTCCGGTAAAGGAAGGATCAATTCTGCCGGCTAATTGGATATTGATCGCATTACCTGCACCCGCCGGAATAATGCCTATTACGTTAATCTCATTCCCAGTACCACTCCTTGGTCCAGTAACGGCTGCGTCACCAATAGCCGTTGCGGTCCAGTTGACACCAGTGAGCATAGCTGGCACGATGTCGCGCATACTGATCCTGCTAATATCGGAAGCACCCGGATCGGACAACACAATCGTATAGTGCAGGCTATCACCTGCGCTGGCTGTTGCAGGCGCGATCTTTTTAATATCGAACAACAGTTGTTTTTGCACTTTAGTCACTACTGTTTCACTGGATATTGCTGTACCATCCGGAGCGTTCAATATGGCCGTGTTCTTTATTTCAGCCGCATTGGTATTAGCATCCACCATTCCGCTAACGGTTATCTGAATATTGTTTTCTGCCCCACCAGGTATATTACCTTCCACGACAACATTATTGCCTGTTCCAGCAGCCTGGCTCGTAATCAGCGCATTACCACCTGCTATAACAGTCCACTTTACATCCGTTAAGGTAGCAGGCACCATGTCTGTTATTTTAACACCATTTGCGTTGGAGGCCCCCTGATTACGGGCAGTGATCACATAGTTAACCACACTGCCTGCGTTGACAACAGCCGGTCCTGCTTTTTCAATCAGTAATATTGGCTTTTGCTGTACAAGGGTGGTTACGCTGGCCGTGTATTCCTTTGCATCAGCAGTTGCTGTTTTCGCGGTATTAGTAAGTGGCCCGGCAAAATCAGCATTAATCACGCCTGTTATAGTGAGCCTTATACTATTTTCATTACCCGCCGGTACATTAGCCAGGAAGGATATCTGATTACCGCTTCCGCTGGTAGGGCTTCCAGCTGCCAATGTAGCTGTTCCCTGCGGTACAATTTCCCAGGTTACCTGTTCCAGAGCAGATGGCGCCGGATCTGTCACTGTAGCGGCCAATAAATCTGATGGACCTGTATTACCTAACACGACCGTATATACGATACTGCTGCCGGCAGTTGCTTTGGGTGGCCCGGATTTAGTGAATATCACACCAGGGGTATTGATAATACTGGTAAGGGCTTTATCCATGGCTACCACTTTTCCTTTAATACTCACTGTAGCCGTATTTTCTATCACTCCGGTTGCAGCTGGTGCAATAGTGCCGGCAATTGTGATCAGGATATTGTGTCCCTGACCAGCTGGTAAATCGGCCGTAATACTGATATTGCGGTTCTGTCCATGATTCAGGCCGTGAATGGTTGCCCCGGTGGCAACTGCCGTCCAACTAACCTCCTGTACAGCATTGGGTACAAGATCCGCGATGTTAATACCAGCTACATTGGATGGCCCATTGTTGGTTACCAGCAGCGTATAATTAATACTGTTACCCGCGGCTATTGTATCTGGAGCAGCCTTGCTGATCTTTATCGCAGCAGCAGCGGTCACCACGGTAACCACCGGTGGCGTGCTTACCGTTGTACCTGTATAGGTGTAGGTTGCTGTATTGGTAATATTTCCGGTATACGAGGCATCTATCGTACCATCCACTGTAATCACCACACTATTGCTGTCGCCTGCCGGCACATCCGCAGTCAGGTCTACATTACCCGGATTATTCACCACATTGCCAGTCCTGATGACCGCATTGCCATACTTAACTGCCGACCAGGAGGTAGCCTTCAATTGTGGAGGTAACAGATCTTTTACGGTAATACCTGCCGCATCAGAAGGTCCGGCATTACGCAGGACAATACTGTAAC encodes:
- a CDS encoding PorP/SprF family type IX secretion system membrane protein, which produces MIRKICILVCCCISLVPVHAQQNVQFSQYVFNGLSVNPAYAGYKQGWYMNAIYRHQWVDFPGAPQTGGISIDGLTNARDERVGVGAQVMVDKLGPQETLSAYGFYAYRIPLDEEDTRRLCIGIGGGITQYSIDGSALKYVDDLDQAIPLGKTSQVIPDARFGVYYYSPKFYAGAAVMDLFSLYTDNSRYYWGGYNYKTIRKTQHMYVTAGYLLDFAENLKLKPSLLIKEDFKGPTNVDINVFLLIAEKLWVGGSYRTGMKLWNKPALSNDLEQLDAASVMVEFYATPQLRIGYSYDISVNKMASYQQGSHEISVGFLFNNKKYNSRTLSPRYF
- a CDS encoding tetratricopeptide repeat protein, translating into MRKRLFSYLLVHTILLTSVHAVAQEQLSVSKSADISFRREEYAKAAGLYEKLLRSRAGKKNVPMIKQRLATCYRMYNQYEKAAYWYAQLLADSSGNNDNRLHYADMLKCLGRYDAAKQQYQQLPDQDNIRQRIAGCDAAVSWLAAPMPVTLKNEEWVNSSVNDWGMIRYGQEMVFVSDSLRQGMWDMKGSKQRYGRNKSAYGKLYSATVAPAGIGYSRNFSAVINNYPYHVGPACFSANGDTAYITVTDPERKVPFNKKDIPVYGTRRLKLLLFTKQGQQWQGPVEFPYNNNNYSVGHAALNSAGNILYFTSDRSGGAGGTDIWFCEKQADNSWGGPQNCGSNVNSPEDEAFPVTGNAATLFFASKGKVGMGGYDVFMVNGSKNNWSEAVNLKPPFNSSGDDFYYTTPTAQRGFIASNRPGGKGGDDIYSFAIADEIPATIPPQIPLLRIPLELEICVPSTVCVYLYNKTRDMGWCYMVMPPSRKIEAKLEPDAAYVVRVHYPDRIDSLAFDTYGVTGTDPLYKTICPPTGSIPAVKKATTSGKTRSTPPHKKRKHQRASGKQR